From the Rhodoferax mekongensis genome, one window contains:
- a CDS encoding DUF3717 domain-containing protein, whose product MAGIHITDIESAINFWRAREPSPDGVSLPAPTRALAEVYALLIYYHETEADEFSMPPKALAAWQAWYDSTPDTPCIAICSTSQGDETCKGCGRTFEEVQLWPEMRPAEKRATWRRITLDASSWRFNRYAERAAESRSLG is encoded by the coding sequence TTGGCAGGCATACACATCACCGATATCGAGTCGGCCATCAACTTCTGGCGAGCGCGTGAACCCTCTCCGGATGGGGTATCCCTACCTGCGCCCACTCGCGCCTTGGCCGAGGTGTATGCCTTGCTGATCTACTACCACGAGACGGAGGCGGACGAATTCAGCATGCCGCCCAAAGCATTGGCAGCTTGGCAAGCCTGGTATGACTCGACACCCGACACGCCTTGCATCGCGATTTGTTCGACCAGTCAAGGCGATGAAACCTGCAAAGGATGCGGACGCACCTTTGAAGAAGTGCAACTCTGGCCGGAAATGCGCCCTGCCGAAAAGCGCGCTACCTGGCGCCGCATCACCCTAGATGCCAGCTCATGGCGCTTTAACCGTTACGCCGAGCGGGCAGCAGAATCAAGGTCATTAGGGTGA